Below is a window of Campylobacter canadensis DNA.
TTTTTAATATTAATTATAAATAAAGATATATCCTCAAGCATACCTCTTTTACTATCAAATTCGTGATTTATACCATCAATTTTAATAGCTGTAGCTGCATAACCAACCGCACCTAATGCAAGCAATCTTTTTAAAGGATGTGCAAGGGTAATTGCAAATCCTATTTCAAAAGGCCAAGCACTAATGCGAGCTTTATTTTCTCCAATAATTTCAATATCAAAGCTATTTGGAACATGAGCTTGAGTAACTACTTTTCTCATAATTTACTCCTTATTACTTAGAGTATAGCTCTACTATAAATCTTTCCTCTACTGGAATGACAACTTCTTCACGCTCTGGTTTTCTAGTGAAAATACCAAATTTTTTATCCTTTTCAACATCAACCCATTGAACAATACCTGTTTGATTTGTAAGTTCAATAGCTCTTACGATTTGTGGATTATTTTTGCTCTTTTCAACAACTTCAATTTTAGCACCTACTGCAACACGGTAGCTTGGAATATCAACTCTTTTTCCATTTACTAAAATATGTCCGTGAGTAACTAATTGTCTTGCAAAACGGCGAGTAGTAGCAAAGCCCATTCTATAAACAACATTATCTAATCTTTGCTCTAAGAATTGAATAAGGATTGTACCTGTATTTCCGTCTTTTCTTGCTGCTTCTTTAAATAAATTTCTAAATTGTTTTTCACTAACACCATACATAAATTTAGCTTTTTGCTTTTCTCTTAATTGTAAGCCGTATTCACTAATTTTACCACGGCGTTGTCCGTGTTGTCCTGGTGCAAAAGGTCTTTTTTCTAAAGCACTTTTACCAGCTAAGCGTCTTTCACCTTTCATAGATAAGCTAACGCCAAATCTTCTTTCTATCTTTTCAACTGGTCCTGTATATCTTGCCATATTAAAATTCTCCTATTTTCTTATAAAAACTATAAACATATATCATCAAACACGACGACGTTTTGGTGGGCGACAACCATTATGTGCTAAAGGTGTAATATCTTTTAAGAATGTAACTTTAATTCCTTCAATTGCACCAACGCTTTTTACAGCTGTATCTCTACCACTACCTGGACCTTGAACTCTAATTCCAACTTCTTTAATTCCGTGTTCTTTTGCTTTATTTAACGCATCTTCAACAGCTTGTTGTGCAGCAAAAGGAGTTGATTTTTTAGAACCTTTAAAACCTAAACCACCAGCACTGCTCCATGCAATCGCATTACCCATTTCATCAGTAACTGTAACCATAGTGTTATTGAAGCTTGCACTTATATATACAACACCTTTACCTATATTTTTTTTAACTATTTTTTTCTTAATAACTTTTCTCTTAGCCATATTATTCCCTTACGCCTTTGCACCAACAGTTTTTCTTTTACCCTTACGAGTTCTAGCATTTGTCTTAGTTTTTTGACCACGCACTGGAAGCCCTTTTCTATGTCTTAAACCTCTATATGAGCCTAAATCCATTAAAGCTTTAATATCCATAGCAACTTGTTTTCTTAAATCACCTTCAACCATATAATTTTCTTGAATTTCTTTACGAATTGTTGCTGCTTCATCTTCACTTAGTTCATAAACTCTTTTATTTGGGTCTATGCCTACAGCTGCAAGAATTTTTCTTGAAGTAAATAAACCTATACCATAAATATAAGTTAAGCCATATTCTATTCTTTTTTTCTTTGGTAAATCAACACCTGCTATACGAGCCATTACTTATCCTTGTCTTTGTTTATGTTTTGGATTTTCGCAAATAATACGAATAACACCTTTTCTCATAACGACTTTACATTTGTCGCACATCTTTTTAACCGATGGTCTTACTTTCATCGTATCTCCTAAAAAAATATTTTCCGCTTTTTTTACAATCTGCATTTTTAGGTAAAAAGATAAATACCAACTAATATTTAAACAGCGGAATTTTGCTTAAATATTACTTCTTCATACAGTTTAAATTGCAAAAAAGTTTGTATTTTATTGTAAAATGGTAATTATTGAAAGAAAAAAATATTTTTTTTATAAAAAATTCACCTTTTTCAAGGTGAATTTAATTTTTTAACCTTTATTTTGAACTAATTTTCTTCTCATATAGGCTATTTTTGTTTGAAGTGGAAGCTGCTTTGGACAATTATCTTCACAAGCAAGTAAAGACATACAAGCAAAAATTCCATCATCATCTCCAACCGCTTCATAAAAATCATCTAATGTTCTTTTATCATGCGGGTCTTGTTCGTATCTTGCAACACGCATAAGCCCTGCTGCACCTATAAAATTAGGTCTCATAACCTTAGTGGCACAAGATGCAATGCAAATTCCACACTCAATACATCTATCAAGCTCAAAAGTTTCATCAGCAACACTTGGTTCAATTTTTTCTTCTATTTTTGAAATATCAACTTCTTTATCAGTATGCACCCAGCTTTCTACTCTTTTGCACATACCTTCCATCCATTCACCTGTATTTACACTTAAATCTTTAATATGTTTAAATGCAGGCATTGGCATAAGCTCTATAATTCCATCAGGATAATCTTTTGTAAGGGTTTTACAAGCTAATTTTGGCTTACCATTAATCATCATAGCACAAGAGCCACAAATACCTGCTCTACAAACAAAATCAAAGCTTAAATTAGCATCAAATTTTTCTCTAATCATACTTAAAACTATAAAAATAGTCATTCCACTTGTTTCTTCTAGCTCATAAGTAGCAAAATGTGGTTTTGAAATTTTGCTATATGGATTATATTTAAATACTTTTATTGTTAATTTTCTACTCATAATCAACCCCTATTCTTTGATTTGGTGCTTTAAATTTTGCTTGTAATTCATATGGCATAAGTGCATCTTGAATTTCATATCTATTTTTGCCTTCTGCGCTCATTTTCTCAACAATAGCATCAACTTCAGCTTGGCGTTTTTCACTTAAAGGATTTTCTATAATATTTCCTTTTGCACCATAACCACGGAAAGCTGGTGGCATTTCCATTTTCATAATATCAAGTTCTTCATATTCAACCCTAGGTAGTGTTGCTCCTTCATCCCAATAAGTCATAGTTCTTTTCATCCAATTTAAATCATCTCTTTTTGGATAATCTTCTCTGTAATGTGCTCCACGACTTTCTGTTCTAAGTAAGGCGCCTCTTGCTACGCAAAGTGCAACTTTTAGCATTCTTGGAACTCTGTATGCTTCTTCTAATTCTGGATTTGAACAATTTAATTCTTTATTACTAATTGCTATTTTTTGACTTTCTATATACAATTCTTCTAAGCGTTTAACTGCTTTTTCTAAACCTTCTCCTGTTCTAAAAATAGCAACATGTTCCCACATAATATCTTTCATTTCGTTTTTTATTTCAAAAACATTACATTTGCCTGTTCTATTTGCAATTTCGTTTAAATATTTTTCTTCTTTTTCTAAGAATTCTTGCACTACATTCATATCAGCAATAATTGCATTTTCTTTACAATATTGAGCAAAATAATCACCAACAATCATACCCGCAACAACAGTTTCAGCGCATGAATTTCCACCTAAACGGTTAAAGCCGTGCATATCCCAACAAGCTGCTTCTCCTGCTGAAAATAAGCCTTTTAGTTTAGGAGTTTCACCATTTGGCTTTGTACGAATGCCGCCCATTGAATAGTGTTGCATTGGAAGAACTGGCGCCCAACCTTTTGGACCTTCAT
It encodes the following:
- the rpsD gene encoding 30S ribosomal protein S4 — encoded protein: MARYTGPVEKIERRFGVSLSMKGERRLAGKSALEKRPFAPGQHGQRRGKISEYGLQLREKQKAKFMYGVSEKQFRNLFKEAARKDGNTGTILIQFLEQRLDNVVYRMGFATTRRFARQLVTHGHILVNGKRVDIPSYRVAVGAKIEVVEKSKNNPQIVRAIELTNQTGIVQWVDVEKDKKFGIFTRKPEREEVVIPVEERFIVELYSK
- the rpsK gene encoding 30S ribosomal protein S11, which produces MAKRKVIKKKIVKKNIGKGVVYISASFNNTMVTVTDEMGNAIAWSSAGGLGFKGSKKSTPFAAQQAVEDALNKAKEHGIKEVGIRVQGPGSGRDTAVKSVGAIEGIKVTFLKDITPLAHNGCRPPKRRRV
- the rpsM gene encoding 30S ribosomal protein S13 yields the protein MARIAGVDLPKKKRIEYGLTYIYGIGLFTSRKILAAVGIDPNKRVYELSEDEAATIRKEIQENYMVEGDLRKQVAMDIKALMDLGSYRGLRHRKGLPVRGQKTKTNARTRKGKRKTVGAKA
- the rpmJ gene encoding 50S ribosomal protein L36, with translation MKVRPSVKKMCDKCKVVMRKGVIRIICENPKHKQRQG
- a CDS encoding fumarate reductase iron-sulfur subunit, with translation MSRKLTIKVFKYNPYSKISKPHFATYELEETSGMTIFIVLSMIREKFDANLSFDFVCRAGICGSCAMMINGKPKLACKTLTKDYPDGIIELMPMPAFKHIKDLSVNTGEWMEGMCKRVESWVHTDKEVDISKIEEKIEPSVADETFELDRCIECGICIASCATKVMRPNFIGAAGLMRVARYEQDPHDKRTLDDFYEAVGDDDGIFACMSLLACEDNCPKQLPLQTKIAYMRRKLVQNKG